Within the Debaryomyces hansenii CBS767 chromosome E complete sequence genome, the region CAGGCTGCCgctaattctttcaaaaaacAAAAGGCAGAGGGTAAATTAGATCAAGGCAGAATTGTTTTCACTACTTCGGTCTCATCGCAAATTGTCAATATCCCTCAAAGCCAAGCTCCATATAATGCTTCGAAGGCGGGTTTAGTAAGATTAGCTAAATGTCTTTCTGTTGAATGGGTAGATTTCGCACGTGTTAATTGTGTTTCGCCGGGTTTTATTGCTACAGATATGCTCGATTCTCTTCCAAATGAATGGAGAGATAAGTGGATGTCGATGGTTCCGGCGCAAAGATTTTGCTCGCCGTATGAATTGAAAGGTGTCTACGTTTATCTAGCTAGTGATGCTTCTTCATACATGACAGGAGCCGAACTTGTTGTTGGTGGTGGTTACACTTTGACTTAAGTGCATAGATCATAATTGTGCTCctaatatgaatatataaagtATATATGAATAAGCAATAATTATACCGTAGTATCGTTTTCATTACAATTGCAAGAACTGTTGATCAATATCGAAAGATACTGGCCATAGCATTTCATGTAATAGATTAAATTGTGATAATGGACTTTCATCAGTGCCTAAGGTTGGATAAGATGCAattacattattatcatattcATCTCCCGGTGCTTGACTTGTAAGATGCGTTTTACCTAAGGAATTAATAAGATCTAATATCTTAGTAGCTGCAGGGCAGACTCCTATCAATTTCtgaatgatattttgtGCAGAATTGACATCAACCTCCAATGTTTCGCATACGATGAAGTTGGGTCATTTCGAAGACAAACCAATGGCATCAACACAGCGGgaattaagaaatataaagaatacCAGACCTCCATCCTATTATTCTTGGTATTTTCTTTCCAAAACATTGCCATACTGGTGATCGTATCACTGCACTCTTTTAAACACATTTCTGCAGCCTTTGattcatattcatcttcattatatttatccaGCAGTTTTGGGGATAAAATAATCcttttcaacaaaaatgTACGAAACATAATAATCTTTAAATTTCTGTATCTCCATTCTAAAACAAAGCGAGCTAGTTTGaatcttgaagaaatttcgtctttcttgaaataatcGGGTATCAACTTTCGCCACCTTTCTAGATAAAGCTGATCCCAATCCAATAAAAGCTGAGCAGATGGAAATGGATCCGTTATGATTCTTTCATAAATGCTATTACTTAGCAAATGGAATAATGATTGTAATCTAACACTCGTTATAACCGTCGGTTGATATTCTTCGTCTGGTAACTTAACGGTAAGAGCCGTTAAGTTAGAATCCAATATGTTTAACGGTAACCTTGCATCAATCCCAGAGCACGGAATACCTAATGGCCTACCATACCCAATAGTTTGGCCAcaatcaaaaatatataaacaCCACCAAACTCTTCTTCTCATTTCTTGGTCCAAGGTAGATTCATTTGAATCCTCAATTTGTCTATGCATTCTAAGACCTAGTGCCATCCTAACTGCTACCCCTAGATAATTATAGCCTGAATTAGGTTTATCTCTcttttgtaaataattgGACATTAAGGTTAACGTCTGCACCAAAGTGATATTACCGGTTTCCAAAACATCTATTGATAGTTTGGATTTTGCGATATCAAAGAGATCCAAGTCAtcactttcttcttgtGAAATTGCTGACATGAACGAGCCAATTGCTGCAACAATGTAATATAAACTTTCCCAGTCGGTTTCTGGTCGTggaataatttcatttatttgtGCCATGAATGTTGGTTTATGAATAATTGGATATGAAATATGATAagtttcaaaatattgatcaatGTAATATTCTATCCTTTGCTTACTTATTTTTTGATCTGGATACTCTAAAGGGTGTCGTATAGCCCTTTTGCGCCCTTCTAATCTTGTTTCGTGTAAGAAGAATCCATTACCCACCAAATTAATAACAGCAGAACTAAACACAGTTCCGAGGTAACCACTTTCCTCTGCTGTGGCCTTCCCATCAATAATTGAAGGTTGTGCCTTGTCATGATATGCAGTCCTTTCATCCcaattgaaattcaaattatccGACTTCGGTTGTAACATCATGGCTTTAGAATGCTGTTTTTTTCGTAAATGCCGATTAtcagaatttatattagaattttgaTTAACGTTAACAGTTGGTGGTAAAAGTTGAGGTATTTGAAAATCGTCGGTTCTATCAGCCATCCCACTAGGGTTTTGTACTTCATGGTTCAGACGATACGTATCTAAGTCATTTTTGTTACAAGCTGTATCATCAGTTAAAAGTGATTCTATATTAATACCCCTTCCTGTTTGTGGAGCTATTGAACCCTTTATTGATTGGTCATCTGCTGattgatatatattgttCCTACTACCATCCTCATGTGAGAGTCAACTGGCCGGTTCAACTCGGAAGTTGCAACAGACGTAGCATGTGGAGTTATCATATTTTAGACAAAACTATTAAAACAAGTTGCAAGTCAAAAACTCGATTATTTAAACAGTATATTGAACTTCAAGCATCAATCGTTAAATGATAtatgataaataataaaactaGAGATAATATTAAGTAAAGACGTTTCAACCCTGAAAAAGGTTGTaggaattaaaaaattttggGGAAGCGGAGTATTCAACGTCCCCAAGAATTGTTGTCAAAGTTACCCGGAAAAAGATATACTTTTCATTGCGTATTATGTATATACAAAGAAATTCATAACATCTAAGAAAAAGGTCCAGAAACAATTGaactaatttttttaaaaatgatttcGTGTAgtttgtataataatttaaattcacTGTATTTCACTAGTTATAAATAGTTGTCGGTAACAATAACATCTGAACAAAAACTTTATAGCTTGATTAAGTTTGACTACAGACTGTTCAATCGATGAATTCATTAACTTGAAACTTTCTAGATTCTCATAAACATCAGCCTTACGCAGTTTACTACTTGGAATGAACGTCTGAAAGCTGCTGACTGTGGGTAAACATTTGcataatattattaaagaatgtAATAAAGAAGTGTTGAAACAACTCGACACTAACATCATGTTCAGGTTTGAATCAAAGTCGAGATTTTACTAACGAGaaacttgaaatattcttagAGAGATAgtgatatatatatatatatatattgtagCTTCTCCTCATTTTgatcttcaataaaaatatgcGCATTCATTTATTCTCATATAAATCTTGGAAGTAAAAATAACAGAAAGGTTTCATCCAATAATGTTTCATTTCTTAGGCTCAGAGACAATCCGATGCCTCTGTGCTTTTTGCAGCTCGCTTTGAATTCTATTTAAAACATCACCTTCATACTCTGCTTTCTCGCTACCATAAACATATTCATGTCCGCTCTGTAATGCATACCATGCTCTTTCAGCGACATCTCTTGCATCATCCTTTTCACCAGATCCAATAGTTGTTTCTCCAAGGCCAGCATTTATAAAAAAGTTTGTTTCCGTTGCTCCCGGCATAAGTAGAGTCATATTTATGCCTTTCCCCTTAAGTTCATTTCGAACAGCCCAGAAAAATGAATTCACAAATGCCTTTGTCGCTCCATAGACAGCTTCATAAGGAATAGGAGTTGTACCAGAAACAGATGAAGTCATTAAAACGCTCCCCCTACCTctttcaatcaatttagggaaaaatatttttgataagtGGACATAAGAATCAACATTTAAACGTATTAGTTTCAATTCTGCTTCTAAATCAGTATGTTCTATGAAATCACCCCCTAATCCTTGTCCAGCATTGAGCACTATAGTATCAATATTCCACTTATGGTTTTCAACTTCTGCCTCGacttttttgatttcattgaaatcaCTTAAATCGGCGACCAAAACGTGTACTTCAGAACCGTAGTTTTGTaattcattctttaaaatttctaaattgTCCCTATTCCTAGCAACTGCAATTATaccataattatttttagcAAAAACTCGTGATAATTCTAGACCAATTCCGTTTGATGCACCGGTAATTAAAGCAAACtctattttattgttcattaaatatccagtaattattatctcagtattattgattattcatttcatttaacTTAACATGGTTTATATAATAGAGGATTAAATTAATGCTTACTaattattcttcaatgtAGCAAAATAAAAGCAATTCGTGAGGGTGACAGTGAACCTATTGTTTAACTAACGTAAATACGCTCAAATGTGACAGTCAACCTTTTTATGAATGTGGTCAAATTAGTTCGCGAAGTGTCTTTTTCGGCTTTTCACCGACGAGATTTGACCCATCGGTTGAACCGAGACTGTATAACCTCAAAATTTCTAATGATATCATAACCGGTAACTTATTTTCTAGTTTGTGAGGAGAACTTCCGTATGTAAAGGTATGACAAAAGAGCTATTCTGATTTCGGTTTCATCCTCAAGAAGTCTAATCGGACTTGAGTTCTTAAGCACATGCATTTATCAACAAAGCTGTAGATCTTGTATCAAGCCATAAACTATCGTCTGTACATGGAAATTGCGCATTTTTACCTTAATTATGGTGCACACCACTATATAAGTATACTAAATAGCTCAACCTCTTTAGAACTCagtatataaatttgtTTATACATCGATTAGTATCCTCCTACTTATCCTCTCCGATAACTAAACttaatcttgaaaatgCCAAAGCTTGTTTTGTGATGTTCGCAAGTCAGCAATCTCCCTTTGACTGGACCATATTCGTACTAATGTAAAATGTATACCCTCTAGATGTACACCCTCTAGTGTTCAGGTATCAGAGTTTGGAAATGTAGATAATTTTACACTTAGAAAAAGATCAAAAAACAGAAAGTTTTAGTCTATTTATTAGTGACTCTTCATTTGTTATAACCACGAAATTCAATAGTTATTAAATACATACATATTGTCGGTTCCAAAATTTTGACAGGTTATTGAACATCccatatttctttgtttcAATGCATTCCCAAATAGGTGtattttttaattattatacatgAAATTACTTAGGCATCAACTAATTTATAGAAGATCTTTACAAAGTAGACTCATGGTGTACTTTGTATTCatatattctaataatttgatagatagaatatttttggtcgaaaattaattaaatgaacaagaagaaatagttttaaatatttattttgatttatataataaaaagaacCATGGCGTCATGGCTTCCTCAAAAGTAAATAGAACCAGGTTTCTATTTTTTGAATGGTTGTCGCAGGTATACCCTAATTTCAAGTATAATACTATTATCTACTACGATATACCTTCTTCGTGTAAAATTGTGGTCTTGTCATTCCATTTCTGGTTTGTAACTGCCAATCTTGTATGCATATACAATGGATTCAATGGTTCAACCTCCTTTTTCAAAACGTATTTATTAAGCCCACGAACAAATTCTTTAGTACGAAAATGAGCATGCTTTCTAAGAGACACAGAGAATACATCGTCCAATTCCTCTAAAGTTAAACCCTTAGTCTCTGGAAGAAACCATAACACAAGGAAGAAACCAACAATGTTCCATGCTGCATACCACCCAAATGCCCCCTGAGATCTAAATGCATTTTTAAGACGGGGCCAAGTAAAAGccaaaatgaaattgaaaaaccAGCAAGTGGAAGTAGCAAATCCCATACCGAGGTCACGAATGTATAAGGGAAATGCCTCTGCAGAGTATGTGAATGGAATCGGTCCTTCCCCAAAATTGTAAAAAATAGCAAACAGGTAAATGCCTATTGTTATACAAGCTAACCGACCATCTCTGCTTGTACCTTCAGGAATCCAGAACCCAAATCCAGTCATCAATAGAGAAAGTGACATCAACGGAAATGTTGCAAGCAACAAATTCCTACGACCGACACTGTCAATTGTGTAGAAAGTTGGTATACAAGAGATCACCTCAACCATACCAAATCCCCAAGAGGCTAGCATAGCTTTGATTTCTGAAAGATCTGATTCAACAAAAATCGATGATGAGTAGTAG harbors:
- a CDS encoding DEHA2E24266p (weakly similar to uniprot|P04386 Saccharomyces cerevisiae YPL248C GAL4 DNA-binding transcription factor required for the activation of the GAL genes in response to galactose repressed by Gal80p and activated by Gal3p), which gives rise to MADRTDDFQIPQLLPPTVNVNQNSNINSDNRHLRKKQHSKAMMLQPKSDNLNFNWDERTAYHDKAQPSIIDGKATAEESGYLGTVFSSAVINLVGNGFFLHETRLEGRKRAIRHPLEYPDQKISKQRIEYYIDQYFETYHISYPIIHKPTFMAQINEIIPRPETDWESLYYIVAAIGSFMSAISQEESDDLDLFDIAKSKLSIDVLETGNITLVQTLTLMSNYLQKRDKPNSGYNYLGVAVRMALGLRMHRQIEDSNESTLDQEMRRRVWWCLYIFDCGQTIGYGRPLGIPCSGIDARLPLNILDSNLTALTVKLPDEEYQPTVITSVRLQSLFHLLSNSIYERIITDPFPSAQLLLDWDQLYLERWRKLIPDYFKKDEISSRFKLARFVLEWRYRNLKIIMFRTFLLKRIILSPKSSDKYNEDEYESKAAEMCLKECSDTITSMAMFWKENTKNNRMEVWYSLYFLIPAVLMPLVCLRNDPTSSYAKHWRLMSISHKISFRN
- a CDS encoding DEHA2E24288p (weakly similar to uniprot|Q05016 Saccharomyces cerevisiae YMR226C NADP(+)-dependent dehydrogenase); protein product: MNNKIEFALITGASNGIGLELSRVFAKNNYGIIAVARNRDNLEILKNELQNYGSEVHVLVADLSDFNEIKKVEAEVENHKWNIDTIVLNAGQGLGGDFIEHTDLEAELKLIRLNVDSYVHLSKIFFPKLIERGRGSVLMTSSVSGTTPIPYEAVYGATKAFVNSFFWAVRNELKGKGINMTLLMPGATETNFFINAGLGETTIGSGEKDDARDVAERAWYALQSGHEYVYGSEKAEYEGDVLNRIQSESQKAQRHRIVSEPKK